A window of the Candidatus Cloacimonadota bacterium genome harbors these coding sequences:
- the rpsC gene encoding 30S ribosomal protein S3: MGQKIHPILYRLGVNKDAESIWFAQGSTYVDFLQEDIQIRKYIHKRLDQKMVSRVQISRKTSSITIDIHTARPGLVIGKKGEDIDRLRNELNVLINKDRKNPITVSINIEQIDKMWLDARLVGLEIARQLEERVAFRRAMKLAIRNVMKEGAQGVKVQVSGRLGGAEIARTERYKQGRTPLHTLRADIDYATVEANTTYGVIGIKVWIYKGDILG, translated from the coding sequence TTGGGACAAAAGATACACCCCATTCTGTACCGCCTCGGCGTTAACAAAGACGCCGAATCGATCTGGTTTGCCCAGGGTTCCACCTATGTGGATTTTCTCCAGGAAGACATCCAGATCCGCAAATACATCCACAAACGACTGGACCAGAAGATGGTCTCCAGGGTGCAGATATCCCGCAAAACCAGTTCGATCACCATCGATATCCACACAGCCCGTCCCGGCCTGGTGATCGGCAAAAAAGGCGAGGACATCGACCGCCTGCGCAACGAGCTGAACGTTCTGATCAACAAGGACCGCAAAAACCCGATCACAGTCTCCATCAATATCGAGCAAATCGACAAGATGTGGCTGGACGCGCGTTTGGTGGGCCTCGAGATCGCCCGTCAGCTGGAAGAGCGCGTCGCTTTCCGCCGTGCTATGAAGCTGGCCATCCGCAATGTGATGAAGGAAGGAGCCCAGGGCGTGAAAGTTCAGGTTTCCGGACGCCTTGGCGGAGCGGAGATCGCGCGCACCGAGCGCTACAAACAGGGCCGCACCCCGCTGCACACCCTGCGTGCCGACATCGACTATGCCACCGTGGAAGCCAACACCACCTACGGCGTGATCGGCATCAAGGTGTGGATCTACAAGGGCGACATCCTGGGATAG
- the rplV gene encoding 50S ribosomal protein L22, translating into MEATAKLRFARGSARKARLVLDQIRYKSVPEAQGILQFSRRAAAKPIGKLLASAVANAQVKDPRLDLSRVYVTEAMADSGPQMKRYMPRAHGRAYMIRKQTCHIALEIRTIEE; encoded by the coding sequence ATGGAAGCAACAGCCAAACTCCGTTTTGCCCGCGGTTCCGCCCGCAAAGCACGTCTGGTTTTGGACCAGATCCGCTACAAGAGCGTACCCGAAGCGCAGGGCATCCTGCAATTCTCGCGCCGGGCCGCGGCCAAGCCGATCGGCAAGCTGCTGGCCTCAGCGGTGGCCAACGCCCAGGTAAAAGACCCCAGGCTCGACCTCAGCCGGGTCTATGTGACCGAAGCCATGGCCGATTCCGGCCCCCAAATGAAACGTTATATGCCCAGAGCGCATGGGCGGGCCTACATGATCCGCAAGCAAACCTGCCATATCGCTCTGGAAATACGGACAATAGAGGAATAG
- the rpsS gene encoding 30S ribosomal protein S19: MARSIKKGPFVDDHLLKKVETLNANNKKNVIKTWSRRSMIIPSFIGHTFSVHNGHKFVPVYVTENMVGHKLGEFSPTRTYRGHKDKKKGK, from the coding sequence ATGGCACGTTCAATCAAGAAAGGTCCCTTTGTTGACGATCATCTGCTGAAGAAAGTGGAAACGCTGAACGCCAACAACAAGAAAAATGTGATCAAGACCTGGTCCCGCCGTTCCATGATCATACCCTCTTTTATCGGACATACCTTTTCGGTGCACAACGGACATAAGTTTGTGCCGGTGTATGTGACCGAAAACATGGTGGGGCACAAGCTGGGCGAGTTTTCGCCGACGCGCACCTACCGTGGCCACAAAGACAAGAAAAAGGGTAAATAA
- the rplB gene encoding 50S ribosomal protein L2, giving the protein MGIKKYKPTTPSMRFRTGYTFTEITTDSPEKSLLKPMRKTGGRNNKGRITCRHRGGGHRRHYRVIDFKRDKFGIPAKVASIEYDPNRTARIALLHYVDGEKRYIIAPEGLTVGSKVMSGPEAEIALGNALPLERIPLGSTVHNIELKKGRGGQIARSAGAYGQVVAKDGDYVHVKMPSNDVHLIRKECLATMGQVSNQDHNLLQLGKAGRKRWMGIRPTVRGVVMNPVDHPMGGGEGKSSGGRHPVSPWGKSSKGGKTRKTRKYSDKYIVKAVKKR; this is encoded by the coding sequence ATGGGAATCAAGAAATACAAACCCACCACTCCCAGCATGCGGTTCCGCACGGGCTACACCTTTACAGAGATCACCACTGACTCTCCGGAAAAATCGTTGCTCAAGCCAATGCGCAAGACCGGCGGCCGCAACAACAAGGGTAGGATCACCTGCCGCCACCGCGGAGGCGGGCATCGCCGCCACTACCGGGTGATCGACTTCAAGCGCGACAAATTCGGCATCCCGGCCAAAGTCGCCAGCATTGAATACGATCCAAACCGCACCGCGCGCATCGCCCTGCTGCACTATGTGGACGGCGAAAAACGCTACATCATCGCTCCCGAAGGCCTGACCGTGGGATCGAAAGTGATGTCCGGCCCCGAAGCTGAGATAGCTTTGGGCAACGCGCTGCCCCTGGAACGCATCCCGCTGGGCTCCACCGTGCACAACATCGAACTGAAGAAAGGCCGCGGCGGTCAGATCGCCCGTTCCGCCGGCGCCTACGGCCAGGTTGTGGCCAAAGACGGCGACTATGTGCATGTGAAAATGCCCTCGAACGATGTCCACCTCATCCGCAAGGAATGCCTGGCCACCATGGGCCAGGTGAGCAATCAGGACCACAATCTGCTGCAGCTTGGCAAAGCCGGCCGCAAACGCTGGATGGGCATTCGCCCGACCGTGCGCGGCGTGGTGATGAACCCTGTGGACCACCCGATGGGCGGCGGTGAAGGAAAATCCTCCGGCGGACGCCATCCCGTGTCACCCTGGGGCAAATCCTCCAAGGGCGGCAAAACCCGTAAAACCCGCAAGTATTCCGATAAATATATCGTGAAAGCCGTGAAGAAGAGATAA
- the rplW gene encoding 50S ribosomal protein L23: protein MIHPRNIIISPIITEKSSNQIERTNTYSFKVSINANKIEIKHAIEKIFSVKVLDVNTIRMLGKPKRLGRYSGKRPDWKKAIVTLRDGDKIAEFEA from the coding sequence ATGATCCATCCGCGCAACATCATCATTTCTCCGATCATCACCGAGAAGAGTTCAAACCAAATAGAACGGACCAACACCTATTCCTTCAAGGTGAGCATCAACGCGAATAAGATAGAGATCAAGCACGCCATAGAAAAGATCTTTTCGGTGAAAGTGCTTGACGTCAATACCATCCGGATGCTGGGCAAGCCCAAACGTTTGGGACGCTACAGCGGCAAACGGCCGGATTGGAAAAAAGCCATCGTGACCCTGAGGGACGGCGACAAGATCGCCGAATTCGAGGCATAA
- the rplD gene encoding 50S ribosomal protein L4 — MVKAIKFNSLGERMEEIELPANIFDVDVNSPKVLLHEVITMYLGNQRQGTVQKKNRAMTAGSTRKLFKQKGTGNARQGTRRTPVRVHGGRAFAILPKDWYRTIPRTKKRMALKVALTDRAREGRVFIVDKLEFDTPNTKKALELLGKMIPERGRKLVVTDGHHQPTVKSFANLPDVITDAADSLYAYEILNSSYILMTQEALNKVEEVFSK; from the coding sequence ATGGTTAAAGCAATAAAATTCAACTCCCTCGGCGAACGGATGGAAGAGATAGAACTTCCGGCCAACATTTTCGACGTGGACGTCAACTCCCCGAAAGTGCTGCTGCATGAGGTTATCACCATGTACCTGGGCAACCAACGCCAGGGCACGGTGCAGAAGAAAAACCGCGCCATGACCGCCGGCAGCACCCGCAAGCTGTTCAAGCAGAAAGGCACAGGCAACGCCCGCCAGGGCACACGCCGCACCCCGGTCCGGGTTCACGGCGGCCGCGCTTTCGCGATCCTGCCGAAGGATTGGTACCGCACCATTCCGCGCACCAAGAAGCGCATGGCCCTCAAGGTTGCCCTCACCGACAGGGCCCGCGAAGGCCGCGTTTTCATCGTGGACAAGCTGGAATTTGACACCCCGAACACTAAAAAGGCGCTTGAACTGCTGGGCAAAATGATCCCCGAAAGAGGCCGCAAACTGGTGGTCACCGACGGACATCACCAGCCCACGGTGAAATCCTTCGCCAACCTGCCGGACGTCATCACCGACGCCGCCGACAGCCTTTACGCCTATGAGATCCTGAACAGCAGCTATATCCTGATGACCCAGGAAGCCCTCAACAAAGTCGAGGAGGTATTCAGCAAATGA
- the rplC gene encoding 50S ribosomal protein L3 gives MLGLIGKKIGMTQIFDDNGKLIPVTVIQAGPCRVVCKRSKDQHGYEALQMGYEELPEKRVKKPLKGYFKKNDSPFFRYLREFRPAFGQQVDDYEVGSELKVDWFTTAETVCVRANSKGRGYTGVMKRHGFAGFMASHGVHESFRGGGSIGQCAQPSRVFKGKKMAGQHGNRQVSVRHLQVVKVDAEQNLIMVKGAVPGHRNSLVTIHKEH, from the coding sequence ATGCTGGGACTTATCGGTAAGAAAATTGGCATGACGCAGATCTTTGATGACAATGGCAAGCTGATCCCCGTCACGGTGATCCAGGCCGGCCCCTGCCGCGTGGTTTGCAAGCGCAGCAAGGATCAGCACGGATATGAAGCCCTGCAAATGGGTTACGAAGAACTTCCCGAGAAGCGCGTCAAGAAACCGCTCAAGGGTTATTTCAAGAAAAACGACAGCCCCTTTTTCCGCTATCTGCGCGAATTCCGCCCCGCCTTCGGCCAGCAGGTCGATGACTACGAGGTGGGCAGCGAACTGAAAGTGGACTGGTTCACAACTGCCGAGACCGTCTGCGTGCGCGCCAATTCCAAAGGCCGCGGCTACACCGGTGTGATGAAGCGGCACGGATTTGCCGGCTTCATGGCTTCACACGGTGTGCACGAATCCTTCCGCGGCGGTGGCTCGATCGGCCAGTGCGCCCAACCCTCGCGCGTATTTAAAGGTAAGAAGATGGCCGGCCAGCACGGCAACCGCCAGGTGAGCGTGCGCCATCTTCAGGTCGTGAAAGTGGATGCCGAACAAAACCTGATCATGGTGAAAGGCGCGGTGCCCGGCCACCGCAATTCCCTGGTCACCATCCACAAGGAACACTAA